In Streptomyces sp. NBC_01408, one DNA window encodes the following:
- a CDS encoding suppressor of fused domain protein, producing MAEILALVESRLRTAFGEPDARAAVTFLGTDRIEVLRFSEGGLVRYATLGMSVHPMTDPTAVVADPVRGPRAELVLTVRGGLAPTDKLLRPLAVLAASPQVEGLIVAPGASLDVGEPLWDGAPFSSVLVAEPGGLVEDLELDEPMDPVHFLPLLPMTANEAAWKRVHGAAALQERWLARGTDLRDPLRTAVALD from the coding sequence ATGGCAGAAATTCTGGCCCTCGTCGAGTCCCGGCTGCGCACCGCGTTCGGGGAACCCGACGCCCGCGCCGCCGTCACCTTCCTGGGCACCGACCGCATCGAGGTACTCCGCTTCTCCGAGGGCGGCCTCGTGCGGTACGCGACCCTCGGGATGTCCGTGCACCCGATGACCGACCCGACCGCCGTGGTCGCCGACCCCGTACGCGGGCCGCGCGCCGAGCTGGTGCTGACCGTACGGGGAGGCCTGGCGCCCACCGACAAACTGCTCAGGCCGCTCGCGGTACTGGCCGCCTCCCCCCAGGTCGAGGGGCTGATCGTGGCCCCCGGCGCCTCGCTCGACGTGGGCGAACCGCTGTGGGACGGCGCGCCCTTCAGCTCCGTGCTCGTGGCGGAACCCGGCGGTCTGGTGGAGGACTTGGAGCTGGACGAGCCCATGGACCCGGTCCACTTCCTCCCCCTCCTCCCCATGACGGCGAACGAGGCCGCCTGGAAGCGGGTGCACGGCGCGGCCGCCCTCCAGGAACGCTGGCTCGCGCGCGGCACGGATCTGCGGGACCCTCTGCGTACGGCAGTCGCACTGGACTGA
- a CDS encoding magnesium and cobalt transport protein CorA, whose amino-acid sequence MSMLPYLRAAVRPSLRKSTPAQPGYDTTRDPSASSAVVDCAVYRGGKRDARDPDAARLTPREAIRRVREDGGFAWIGLHEPTEAEFAGIAATFGLHPLAVEDAVHAHQRPKLERYDDTLFTVFKTIHYVEHTELTATSEVVETGEVMCFTGPDFVITVRHGGQGSLKGLRHRLQDDPELLAKGPSSVLHSIADHVVDGYIAVAAAVQDDIDEVESQVFAAPAKGSTRGGDTGRIYQLKREVLEFKRAVSPMLRPMELLSERPMRLVDPDIQKYFRDVADHLARVHEQVVGFDELLNSILQANLAQATVAQNEDMRKITSWAAIIAVPTMICGVYGMNFDHMPELQWKYGYPMVMASIVGICFTIHRALRRHGWL is encoded by the coding sequence ATGTCGATGCTGCCCTACCTGCGTGCGGCCGTCCGCCCGTCGCTGCGCAAGTCCACCCCGGCCCAGCCCGGCTACGACACCACCCGCGACCCGTCCGCGAGCAGCGCGGTGGTCGACTGCGCCGTGTACCGGGGCGGCAAGCGCGACGCCCGGGATCCGGACGCGGCCCGTCTGACGCCGCGTGAGGCGATCCGCCGGGTCCGCGAGGACGGCGGTTTCGCCTGGATCGGGCTGCACGAGCCGACGGAGGCCGAGTTCGCGGGTATCGCCGCCACCTTCGGCCTGCACCCGCTGGCCGTGGAGGACGCGGTGCACGCGCACCAGCGGCCGAAGCTGGAGCGCTACGACGACACCCTCTTCACCGTCTTCAAGACGATCCACTACGTGGAGCACACCGAACTGACCGCCACCAGCGAGGTGGTGGAGACCGGCGAGGTGATGTGCTTCACGGGCCCCGACTTCGTCATCACCGTCCGGCACGGCGGCCAGGGCTCCCTGAAGGGGCTGCGCCACCGTCTCCAGGACGACCCGGAGCTGCTCGCCAAGGGGCCGTCGTCCGTCCTGCACTCCATCGCCGACCACGTCGTCGACGGGTACATCGCGGTGGCGGCGGCCGTGCAGGACGACATCGACGAGGTGGAGAGCCAGGTGTTCGCCGCTCCCGCCAAGGGCAGTACGCGCGGCGGCGACACGGGCCGCATCTACCAGCTCAAGCGCGAGGTGCTGGAGTTCAAGCGGGCGGTCTCCCCGATGCTGCGTCCGATGGAGCTGCTCAGCGAGCGTCCGATGCGGCTGGTGGACCCGGACATCCAGAAGTACTTCCGCGACGTCGCCGACCACCTGGCGCGGGTGCACGAGCAGGTCGTCGGCTTCGACGAGCTGCTGAACTCGATCCTCCAGGCGAACCTCGCGCAGGCGACGGTCGCCCAGAACGAGGACATGCGCAAGATCACCTCCTGGGCCGCGATCATCGCCGTGCCCACGATGATCTGCGGGGTGTACGGGATGAACTTCGACCACATGCCCGAGCTCCAGTGGAAGTACGGCTATCCGATGGTGATGGCCTCGATCGTCGGGATCTGCT